In Cygnus atratus isolate AKBS03 ecotype Queensland, Australia chromosome 5, CAtr_DNAZoo_HiC_assembly, whole genome shotgun sequence, a single window of DNA contains:
- the PIGH gene encoding phosphatidylinositol N-acetylglucosaminyltransferase subunit H, whose translation MEAGRSRPPPRCPPGVEERPYRSASGAPLALRRRQHSASCRELALRRPRLQLRSLSAVTSAVWLAAYGIFVLSENSMVLSAAIFITLIGLIIYLHFVKIDQESLLVIGSLGIQVTSSYASGKESTTFIEMSRVKDVVINEAIHMQKVIYYLCILLKDPQDPQGVSEVVPLFQSSQPRLDCLMEVYKSCQEILDQRKEAPQSSGMK comes from the exons ATGGAGGCGGGCCGCTCCAGGCCGCCGCCTCGGTGCCCCCCGGGCGTGGAGGAGCGGCCGTACCGCTCGGCCTCGGGGGCGCCCCTGGCGCTGCGGCGCCGCCAGCACAGCGCCTCCTGCCGGGAGCTGGCGCTGCGCCGGCCCCGCCTGCAGCTCCGCTCCCTCAGCGCCGTCACCTCCGCCGTCTGGCTGGCGGCCTACGGCATCTTCGTGCTCAGCGAG AATAGTATGGTGCTTTCTGCTGCTATATTCATCACGCTGATTGGCCTGATCATCTACCTGCACTTTGTGAAAATCGACCAGGAATCCCTACTGGTCATCGGCTCCCTTGGCATTCAGGTGACTTCATCCTATGCTTCAGGGAAAGAGAGCACAACCTTCATTGAGATGAGTCGAGTGAAGGATGTGGTTATCAACGAAGCCATCCATATG caAAAAGTTATCTATTACCTGTGCATCCTCCTGAAGGACCCTCAGGATCCTCAGGGGGTATCTGAGGTTGTGCCACTCTTTCAG AGCTCCCAGCCACGTCTGGACTGCTTGATGGAAGTGTACAAAAGTTGTCAAGAAATTCTGGATCAGAGGAAAGAAGCTCCACAATCAAGTGGaatgaagtaa